AATCTTCGAAATCTTCGGAATCTTCAGAATCTTCAGAATCTTCAGAATCTTCGAAATCGTTGTAAACCTCTCCATCACACTCAGATCCTTCATcatgttcttcctcttcctttttctcctccttcaGTGCACATTTGGGGTGGAGACCGAAACCGCACGTGGAGCACAAGTAGCACCATCCACTTCCAATCTTGTGGCAGTCACGACACATATACAGGCCATGCAGGCAGCTCCACTCCAACTTCCCATGCTTGTGTTGCTCATGCTTCCTCTTCTCAGGCCATCCTTTTGCCATCTCGTCTATCTTCTGGTCCAACTCCTTGATCCTCTCTTCGCTGAACGGGTAGGCATCGGCTCCATGGGTCGCCAACGAATGCATGGCGTTCCTTGTGCTAGTTCGACCTGTAGGACCAATGGCAACCAGGGAGGGGTAGATGATATCGGCTTGGAAAGTACGTTTCAAAGATTTCTTCCTCTCATCACCGAATGGCAGCGACAACCAAGGCATGCCGGAGAAGAACTCCTCAAAGGAATCCTGATCCTTGTCCATCGAGATGTTGACCACCTCGAAAGCACTATCCATGTGCTTGATCTTGTGATATTCCTCGATCAGATGGGTAAGAAATCCACGACATGTACCGGACCTGCGAatcgagaagaagaggaggatggtCTTGCCAACAAGCTCCTTCACCGGAACCTGTGAAGCACAATGATGAGAGATTAAGCCATCGACAATGCCCATCTGTGGATTCACTATATGATCAATTCATTACCTTCAACCCTTCTTTCCCAATTACATAATCAAGGTCCCCAGCAACAAGAAGAGATTCCAGTGTTTGTGCCATCTCTACCTCCTTGATCCTCTCTTCACTGAACGGGTAGGCATCGGCTCCATACATCTTCAACGAAGTTGCGGCGTTCTTTCTGATCGTTTGACCTGTAGGACCAATGACAACCAGGGTGTTGACGTAATGAGCTTCTAAAGTGTTCTCCAAAGATCCTATTCTCTCATCATCCACCGGCACCGCCAACCAAGGCATGCGTAAGAAGAACTCAAAAGCACCCGAATCCATATAGCCCATAGGGACGAAGATCACCTCGAAAGCACTGTCCATGCGCTTGATCTTGTGATATGCCTCGATCAGCTTGGGAAGAAATTTCTGGCAATGAAACGAATCACTCATtgcaaagaagaagaggatggtCTTGCCAACAAGCTCCTTCACTGGAACCTGTCAAACACAATGATGAGGGCTTAGCCATTGACAATACCAAGCTGTGGATTCACTATATGCTCAATTCATTACCTTCAAGCcttctttcccaatgacataatCGAGGTCCCCAGCAACAAGAAGAGATTCCAGTGTTTGTGCGGCCTTTGCCTTCTCTGGCAATAAATCCAGTTGCTCCTTAGAGAACGGGAATGCTTCCCATGCTAAAACTCCATACTTGGAGATGAGCCTATCGTAATTTTTAAGCATAATCTTCCCATCGGCACCGATCACAAGCACGGTTGGTAATTGGAAGGGCCAGAGCTCAAAGTAGCGGACAAGCTTCTCACAGCCCTCGTCTTCGAAAGGAATCGCGAGCCATGGCATGCTTGCCAGGCCTTGTTCATAGGATGATTTATCATCATCTAATGGCACCAGCACAACTTCGAAGCTCTCCCCGGCTTCCTTAAGCTTCCTATAGATTTCAGCCAGCACCAGAGTCAACTTATTGGGACCGCCGTATTTATCAGGAATATTATACCAGAAGTAAAAAGCCACAATCTTTCCTTCGAGATCCGACACGGCAACCTGCTTCAATTTAGCGTAGATTAGATGGTGGTAGTAAGCTGGTGGATCAAGAATGTAGTTTAATTCTCTTCCTACAAGGAGATCATCGATTACCTTGGATCCATCATTGGAGATCAAGTAGT
The window above is part of the Musa acuminata AAA Group cultivar baxijiao chromosome BXJ2-6, Cavendish_Baxijiao_AAA, whole genome shotgun sequence genome. Proteins encoded here:
- the LOC135613555 gene encoding probable nucleoredoxin 1-1, translated to MAAEKWHYNVVSLLSGTERDFLIRNNGEKVAISSLDGKKFGLFLSDNCYERIVTDDLIKVYNQLSSEGRDFEIVFVSCDSCEETFNRYFSDMPWLAVPFADSDTRERLHDHFGSFEEYYPAQLIIYDAAIGMVVNEEGLRAVAKYGVNGYPFTVKRFYELEAAAKKERSLRSLLVSLSRDYLISNDGSKVAVSDLEGKIVAFYFWYNIPDKYGGPNKLTLVLAEIYRKLKEAGESFEVVLVPLDDDKSSYEQGLASMPWLAIPFEDEGCEKLVRYFELWPFQLPTVLVIGADGKIMLKNYDRLISKYGVLAWEAFPFSKEQLDLLPEKAKAAQTLESLLVAGDLDYVIGKEGLKVPVKELVGKTILLFFSIRRSGTCRGFLTHLIEEYHKIKHMDSAFEVVNISMDKDQDSFEEFFSGMPWLSLPFGDERKKSLKRTFQADIIYPSLVAIGPTGRTSTRNAMHSLATHGADAYPFSEERIKELDQKIDEMAKGWPEKRKHEQHKHGKLEWSCLHGLYMCRDCHKIGSGWCYLCSTCGFGLHPKCALKEEKKEEEEHDEGSECDGEVYNDFEDSEDSEDSEDSEDFEDSEDSE